The sequence ACGTATGGCATATATATAACATTAGAAACCCTAAACCTAATACGCCACAAAGTACACACTCTAGTTAGAAAAGGTTGCTCAGCAATTTTCATTACAGCGATAAAGTTAATGACCTCTGGGTACTTAAAGTGTTTGTTAAGGAGACGATAAATCGTCAATGAATGGAGTAAGTCTGGTGACTGGGTTAtaaacggtgcacaccccagtttgtTTTGGGTCTCAattcgaggctgcgcaccctcaagtcgagaggccgtctcttcaagaaaataaatctaaagcagaaaagccgtatattGGAAAGAagggtatcactccagctttaagaacagccgggtttcagtttcttcaccctCTCTACTTTTCGTAATATttgggggagaaaagttttttcacgtaaaaagtatgcaaaaaaaggaaattttaacgtggaaataaacccatcacctacagtttagtcatgaaaatgactgagaTTGTCtgaaagagaatacacctaggattaatcaagcaaaaaataagaaaaatcgtAACACTGGGATTTTTACcataacccgacgcgcgaggcatagcaacacggctcacagaacgCATATGGACGgtgaatctgggtcaacgggcgAAGCACTTCCAAcggcgtagaaatacaaggaagtgaacctcgggcccaaaaccaatttgcaccaaaaacacatcacttcttacgctttttagccatgccagtattaaatgccatTTCGCaacagattatgagaaatttgaactcaaacacggaccctcgagaccctttcgtcacatttttgtcgcgcactatctcAAAGGTGTGTGCACCGTAAAGCTGTATGTGTACTCTAGTTATGAGGATAGTGTAATTGGAAGGCGTGTATATGCTCATGCGTTGCAACCAATTAAGGTCAGTCCATACATCTTACCGGCAGATAGTGGTCTTGTCTTTAGACTTTTCTTTCTTAACTACATAATCTATCTATGTATCCATGAATGTAATGACGTTGGCATTGGAATCTTGTATTACAGCCATTTGCTACGTATATACTTTATGATCCAAACTTATCGCAACCATCACCACACTTGTTCAAATCTTTGTCTATTGACGAGAAGCTCAGATCATACTGCAGGCCGATTTCCAATGAGGTCACAAATGAGGCATTAAGGGGCAAAACATCACAATTGGTTTATTGTTTTATGACATTAAACTCCTTTAGCTGTCACATGTAAAAAGCACATTCATGTACTCATTCATTCTGGAACATATGGATTATACTACATCGAGGCCAATTTGGTCTAAAAGTCGGAGATTTAGATATTTAACGGATTATCCTGGGTATACGTCTCAGGAGAAACTACTGGTTTTCTGGCGTACTTCTTCCAGATAGTGAACGCCCCGATTGCAACGACCAGAAACCCACCCGTTGTGCCGACGGCGATGGGAACGGTTTGGGAGCTAGTCACACCGCCTTCTCCACGCTGAGCGGATTTTGTTGGTTCCTTTTCTAAGTTGGACGTCGTCGAAATAGTCTTGGATGGGGTTACACGTTTGGTGGTCTCGTCTTTGAGCGTCGATGGGGGAAAGTAGCTCGTCGCTTTTGGTGTAGAATAAACAGGGATGACGCTTGTTGTGCCCTCCTGATGAGTAGTTGAAGGAGGGGTACCTGTTGTCTTCGTTGTTGGAACTTTCGTCATGCGTGTAGTTTCACTCTTACCACTCGTCGTAAGAACAGTGCTCGTATCTGTAATGTTAGTGATAGGTACGGTGTTCTCATCATGAGCTATAAGATAAAGACATAGACAAAATATGAGCGCCGAAACAGACGTCAGATATTTACGTGTTGTCTGTCGATGTATCGGGGAGAGGTTTGAAATCGAAGATACCTCAGGAAGAACATATGTCCGTATGTAACTCACCAAAATCAGTCGCAGTGATCGTGAAGTTGTCAATACCAAAATTTGGGAGGAATGGTGGATTTGGAATCCCTTCGATCACAATCTGAAATGAAAGGCAAAATTCATAAACACTGAATGCAAACAATGAGGAAAGTTttgtaaaaaatacatttcacggCACATATTTCCACACACCTAGTGAGTGGTATCCACACAGATCTACGTTTACTTATACACCTACTCACTTTGTAAGGTCCAGGCTTCACCACTCCCACTTGTACgcgttgccatggagacaggaggtcagaggtcgacCAAAGCAGAGATTCCGTTCCGTTCATCATCACCAAAAGTACGTTGAGGTATGTCCCTGTTGGCGGCCTGACAGTGCCGACAGCAAAACTTATCATTACAGAGCGAGTTGTGTTGATGGTTGGGCTGGTCAGTCTGGCTCTGTTCAAACCTGGATACATACCGGGCAGATGCTCCAGGAAGAAACACATGTACGCACCGACAGCTGGAAGAAACAATACAATTGCAAGTTTAGCTAAGTTTTACATGGCATGTAGGAAACTTTAGGGCACATAAAGTAGACTATTGGAAATGTGTAATATCGTACTTGTAATCCATGCATTCGTCCTCTGTCATTGTCTTGATACACCAACCCGAGGTGAAACCAGTGGACGGCGTACCAGATCACACAACAAACTGACCACTATCAATGCCAGAACGGAGCGGTATAAGAACAGTACCATTCCGCACATCGTCCGACTACTGATCTCATGAACTGTGTTACCTTTGCTTTAACTGTCGATTTTACCGGTCAACCCAATGTATATATTGTAATACGTTTGATAACTGTGAACGATTTTAAATGGACGTCCTTGTTATTAAAGTATCATGTGAGTACAAGAGCAATCCAGGGCCGACTTTTTGAGTCCTGCTATTCTGTACACTTTTAATGgaccaaataaaccattattattattacataatTGTTCATAAATACATGTTCAAACTAAACAGGCTAGGCATCCACGTATGGTATATGGTTCCCAAAATTCGGTATACGTTGCCAAAAAGGTTGGGAAAACTAGGTACATTTAATAGCTGCTTAAACATTACTTGTGTCACTGCGATGCCAACAActgaacaaacaaacctgtcacGCCACCTACTCCATCATCTGGCCATCCATGATCACAATACCCCGGTCCGTTGTGTACAGGGCCTTCTATCCCGCAGCCACAGACGCCGGCGTCAAACGTGCATCTGTACTGGTCAGTGGTGTCCAGGTCGACTACAACAGGGAAAAATCAACTATATCAGAACACTATTTCattaggcccccattccacttgacggcgctctcaccgcgctctcacggcgatggcaaacttgccccatcgccgtgagagcgccgcgatggcaaaaaaagctgctctagtggaatctctcctgCGACGTCAGCGCGCTCTCAGCGCGACGGAAAACTCAAAGGACAGCAATTTTTATGGGCTGCCAAGAACtttaaagattactcaacgaatttcagagataaagaacgagatttcttaccttttgtgtattttattgtatttcaagtcatacttttacgtcttacgtaattttaaattacaaaatcaaggctgtaaacaaatccaattttgctcACTGTAGAGTCGTTCAGCTtgacttgctgttttttttaaattaaatttgccatgtaacttgttcaaaatgaatatcattatcatgccaGGTTATTATCGTAAATTATAGAATAGTGAAACGATTTGATCTATTGAAAATAAGTCTTCTATAATCTCAATCTACAGgttaagaacatgaaaactaaagtgttattctgttaacatttaaaaataagCATAATAAACCTTTGTGTTCTATTCTATCTCAATttaattcattgtacattttctcCGAGTTCTTTCTCGTCAATTTGTGTTATATCTAATCCTGTGACTCGAAACGCTGAATAAAGCACCGTATGTGTAGTTGTCCAATTTGTTTAACCCATGATTTTATTAGGAAGtgattcatgacacaaaagtatgatttgacaacaaaattcatcaaaatatacttcttcaagaATAAAGACTGCATGAACTATagttgagagcgcagcgagagcgcggtaagatcgccgtcctagtggaatggggcctaTTATATACCATTGTTTAGCCCTATTGgcgctcaccgcgctctcttggcgctctcatgtcgctctcacggcgctctcacggcgatcattgttgcatcgccatcctcggcgctctcacggcgatggtatggcagggctccataccatcgccgtggtgacggcgctctcgccgcgatgGCACTCCCGTCGCgatctcacggcgctctcaccgcgctctcaccgcgctcccatggcgaccttggcgatcccaccgcgctctcaccgcgatggtCAACTTTGCCATCGctgtgagagcgccgcgagagcgccgtcccagtggaatgggggtataacaTAACGCTATTCACTATTGACAGAACTAACAGAATACAACTGCCAGGCAGTttcctacttttttttttcttgttcatgCTTTTTGATAATCATTACAGTCCTTATCTCTTGGCCATTACAGTCCTTATCTCTTTGCAATATTTATCAAACCCATATTGTCGAGACATTGTGAGACCAGTCGCAGTTCTTCGGAAATATGACTTAATTATTTCGTAGGTGTTCTTGTTGACTCCGCCACAGCTAATTGTCTGCCAGCCAGAGGTAGTCTATTATGCTCATAAGCCACCCCTTCTACTTGATGGCTATCAATAAGTGACAATAGGTCATTAGTCAACAGCCAGAAATGTCATCATTGCAAGTATCTGATTCCTTACATTTGAGGAAACAATGTTTGTTCTCATCGTAAGAATCAAGTGTCGTTAACTACTCTATTTTCCCCCGAGCGCTAAGATTACCGACTGCAATATTGAAcagatttacagtacattatTAATCTGCCACCTAATAATGAATTTATTTACCTGAAGTGTCAGATTTACTCGCCATAAGTATTCCGACTTAATTTCAGCAAACCTTTGATCGAGATTTAAGTTTCGTCGTCGAGATTTTTATGAGGCTGTTTTGAACGCCATAAAATGTTCCTCCCCCTTCGACCGCAGAGAGACCAAAGATTGATAAATGAATTCCATTGATAAAGAACGGCTttaaattttgtgtatttttagatCATCCTTTATTCACATTGCATAATGCTCCAATTATAGAATCAATGGTAGCACAAATGCAATTTAGGTCGCTGTACGGTCGCTCAGCAATCGTCGTATGGCGGAAAGGTGGTCCAAGCAGAGCACAGGGGGACTATTCAGAATGACGAAGCACTCCACTTTTGGGCGCATAAGTTTAAGGCTTTTCGCTGCGTACCACGATCACACTAGCCAGTAGTCGATCCATTAGTCTCTACGAGACTCCAAAGTCGCTGGAagaatcgtagaaatggaacaaacagTGGAGCAACCGGCCAGATAAGTACAGCCGGCTAGGAAACAGCGCGCTACCTAGCCGACTGTACACCTCTGGCCGGCTtgctcctctatttgttccatgtGTACGGTTTTCCCAGCAACCTatgaagtctggtagagactaactaTCCATAGCAGTATACAGGCACACATTGACTTCGTGTTTTTCATCTTAATTTGAGATATTCAGCCTATAGTAGGTTAGGTTCAAGATCGACAATGACAATGTTATAAGAACTCATCCAACGTCAGATCGAATTGGCGTCTTTCTTAGATTTATAGGAATACATGTTTGTCGTAAGATCGGGGCTTGAATTTAACTACAGGAAATGTAAATTGAATGATTCAAGAAACGTTTAAACGATGCTGGCAACTACTAAGTAACTTTGAATTTGGTATGGAAGaagaaatacatacatgtacacagacatGCTACACGATAATAGTATAGAAGACAGGCTTACTTGTAGTGGAGGTGACGGCAATCCATGAGAACATGAACAGGAACGATGATACATGCCTCATGGCGGAAATCTGCACGGTACCGCGGAATGCAGAAATGCAGCCTACTAGCTACAGACGTATTGGTCGCATGTATGGAAAAGCCCCGGTGTGCTCATACTTATAAAGACAAAGTAAACTCCTATTGTCAACATGTTGCTAGGCAATCTCTAGTACCACCATAAAGTTAATGACAAATCGGCACTCCATGTGATTGTTACCGGCAGGTGCAGGGATCGTTCTAAAACGAGGCTATTTTACCTCCATAAAACGGAGTTTgtttttgcgtgtgtgtgtgcgtgtgtggtgTTTCCGGATATCTGTGCTTAgtataactttagaacctctggatggattgtaatgatattatgTGTTAAAGTAAGGGTTGGTAAGGGAGGTGTTGgtaagacgaaggtcaaggtcgattttggccccctggcaTGTCACCGTTCTACTGCAGCTTAACATTTGGAGTTTGGTATCTTTTGTCCTAGGCATGCTATGGTCATATGAGAAcaatcataatgattgtattgaactgaactgattttGGGTTGAACTGTATGTGCTACAAATGTAGCGATGAAGTTAGATGTCAGTTAGCTTGCCTTGTAACTGCTAAATGTACAACTAAGGTCAATAAAATACTGGGTTGGGGTGTTAACACAACTTTATTGTGATGAATTGTCATTCCACTGCTGTAGTGTTGATCTGTTTAAGAATCAATGGATGTTCTGTGATTTCGGTACAATACAATAATAAACAAGGACAATGTTAGTACAAGTTATATCGAGAACGGGTTTACGAGGGTATCAAGGTATTCACCATACTTTGAGTAGGATTGGAATCAATTGTTCAGAACTTAACATATCGTCACTATCTTCTCAAATTTTCTTTAGATGTTCGTATATTGCTGGTTTTAAGTCTTGATAGACATTCTCTGAATCTTGGTGTGCTGGAAGGCTATCCATGGGGATGTCGTACAAGGGGTTTGAGGGAGACTGGCGGGGGCCACCTGTACCGTTTACATCCTCGTATACCTCCGAAGCTTCTGAAAGAAAACGAAATGACAGTCACAATTATTCATCTCAATTCTATGCTAACGAAATGGAATAGAATTGAAGCTTTAACCTTGAAAGTGGACAACGGGTCATGTAATGCATTCTTCTTCTCCACCGTACCTAGGCTTGTCATTCATGAGTTTGCGAAGCTCTGCTGTGCCATGTGGTGATGTTATTGAGTTGGGAATCATCTTTAAGTTTTTGTCAAACATTATGTAGAATTATTCATCAGTTTACACAATGAAAACCAACAGGCTTAGCTTCAACACAAACCGCATTGTTGGACTCATCACATGCAAATTGTGATTTATTAATTCTGACTCACCCTTATAAAAGAAAGACATTCAATATATATTACATCATAGCTTCGCCTTATACTAATGGTAGATTTAATCAGGGCACAGAAATCAACACTGGTCGTAAAAGTAGATACATTTAAAGATTATGATAATTAGCGGAATAGATATCAttttaacatgtcaaatatTCCTATTTTATTGACGAAGTAATGTATGTCCGAAGATCAccgattaaaaaatgaaaaacaaaatgttaaacaaaacattttaggGCCCATTTGGACACCATTTCTGTGGGTTAAGAAACTTTGATTGCTGCATCAACTCGCCTTTTCCATTCCGAAGACGATGTACCAGAAGCGTTGCTAGAACTCCGACCACGGCACCTACAGCAGCGGTGGCTATAGCGATGCCTGCACTGACTGCGGGGTCGACGCCTGACCCAACAACAGGGTTTTTATCGGGAGAAATCGTGGCCATGTGCAGACATTCCGTTCCCACCGGTGGACAAGTAGCAGCGCATGTACACCCTGTTTCACTCTCACCTCTTGTTGTAAGAACTGTGTTCGTATCACCAATGTTAGTCATAGGTATGGTGGTCTCTTCATGAGCACTGGTTGCAGAAACGACGGTCATATCTTCGCTAATGGTGGAAGGGATGGTAGTAGGTATGATGGTCTTTTCTTGAGTTCTTGTTGTGGGAAACGTGGCGTCGTATTGGCTCCGTGTCGTAGGAACTGTACTTACAATCTCATGTGTTTGTATGGTCTCGGTCGTGGTAGctacaaaataaagacatacaCTATAGATGAGCGCGGAAACAGATGTCAGATATTTACGAGTTGTCTGTCGTAtcgaggtacatgtatataggagAGATATGAAATTAAAGATACATTAAGAAGAACGTAAACAGTTCTGTTACTCACAAGAATTAGTCACTGTGATCGTTAAGTGGTCAATACCAAAATTTGGGAAGAATGGCGGATTTGGAATCCCTTCGAACACGATCTGAAATGAAAGTCAACCAAGTTTATGAACATTTGCATACCATATTTTGTAAAAGAGACATTTGACAGCACATATTTTCACACATCTAGTGAGT comes from Branchiostoma floridae strain S238N-H82 chromosome 2, Bfl_VNyyK, whole genome shotgun sequence and encodes:
- the LOC118409900 gene encoding uncharacterized protein LOC118409900 gives rise to the protein MSHIPLFLFMFSWIAVTSTTVDLDTTDQYRCTFDAGVCGCGIEGPVHNGPGYCDHGWPDDGVGGVTAVGAYMCFFLEHLPGMYPGLNRARLTSPTINTTRSVMISFAVGTVRPPTGTYLNVLLVMMNGTESLLWSTSDLLSPWQRVQVGVVKPGPYKIVIEGIPNPPFLPNFGIDNFTITATDFDTSTVLTTSGKSETTRMTKVPTTKTTGTPPSTTHQEGTTSVIPVYSTPKATSYFPPSTLKDETTKRVTPSKTISTTSNLEKEPTKSAQRGEGGVTSSQTVPIAVGTTGGFLVVAIGAFTIWKKYARKPVVSPETYTQDNPLNI